The Candidatus Limnocylindria bacterium genome includes the window GACTACGTGATGGGCGTCAAGCTCACGACGGCGCTGCTCTACGCGAAGAGCCTTCCGTTCGTGGAACCGATGGGATACGGGCTCGGAAAGTCGGGCTGGGTCAGCGTCAAGAAGCCGAAGGGGGCGCTGCCCACGGCGATGTTCGAGGAGTGGATCGACGAGAGCTACTACGCCGTGGCGAAGCCACGCGGCAAGGAGGCGGCGAAAGCCGAGCCGTACGCGAACGTCGCGCCGAAACGGAAGGCTGCTGCTACAAGAAAGCGCGTGACCCGCGGGTAGCATCCACAACAAGGTGGGAATAGAAGCGCTGCCTCAGCCGCTCGCGGCGTACACCGCGCTGGCCGCCATCAGCGTCGTCGTGTTCGGCGTGTTCTTGCGGATGACGCGGCTGACCGCCGGATGGCTGCCGTACCGAACGTGGCTGGTGATGCTGCCCGTCGTTCTCGTCGCGCTGTGGCTTGGCACGTGGGCCTGGGCAGTCCTCATCACGCTTCTCTCCATCTACGGCTTCAAGGAGTTCGCGCGCGCGACGGGTCTTTATCGCGAGCGTCTGTTCGCCCTCGCGGTGTACCTGGCGATGGTCGCTGCGAAC containing:
- a CDS encoding MmcQ/YjbR family DNA-binding protein, which codes for MTTVKAAKAQLLKYALAKDDARLEHPWGENVAKVKGKVFVFFGLEEPDAKYADYVMGVKLTTALLYAKSLPFVEPMGYGLGKSGWVSVKKPKGALPTAMFEEWIDESYYAVAKPRGKEAAKAEPYANVAPKRKAAATRKRVTRG